A stretch of Mus caroli chromosome 5, CAROLI_EIJ_v1.1, whole genome shotgun sequence DNA encodes these proteins:
- the C5H4orf19 gene encoding uncharacterized protein C4orf19 homolog, producing MSTPLAPSYLFDPVQVPSPGFVNEVNNCKLEEDDTVRLKGTQNSEVKVPRNALHDGSLSNSESRGSTTGLPHQGPLPQEDSEEKPRVEKQGIVNGISPTATLQSVRSSRLHQVDNSSWASSPWVATIDSAHPAQPFLEGEDYRKQSCLLPNLEGTQMVGHGDCRAPAEALAVADHIPYIPAPDYPQLWSPAVDNADPEEKDCLFENHSEVEPLPGIQPRVSQQGLNMPFSLKRSWDSLNEAGTTEVLSDYFKEEDPTQPTPVADSGNEREDPHTYNGDREGIVVDEDAEVAEALAALEAATAGEDADDAD from the coding sequence ATGTCTACTCCTCTCGCCCCCAGCTATCTCTTTGATCCAGTTCAAGTGCCCTCCCCTGGTTTTGTCAACGAAGTAAACAACTGCAAGTTGGAGGAAGATGACACTGTCAGACTAAAAGGCACCCAGAACAGTGAGGTTAAGGTGCCCAGGAATGCCCTGCACGATGGGAGCCTGAGCAattcagagagcagaggcagtACAACTGGTCTACCTCACCAAGGACCGCTCCCCCAGGAGGACTCAGAAGAGAAACCCCGTGTGGAGAAGCAGGGTATTGTCAATGGCATCAGCCCCACTGCTACTCTGCAGTCGGTCAGGAGTTCCAGGCTCCACCAGGTTGACAATAGCTCCTGGGCCAGCAGCCCCTGGGTAGCCACCATAGACAGTGCTCACCCGGCTCAACCCTTCCTTGAAGGAGAAGACTACAGGAAGCAAAGCTGCCTGCTGCCCAACTTGGAAGGGACCCAGATGGTGGGACATGGAGACTGCAGAGCCCCTGCGGAGGCCTTGGCAGTGGCAGATCACATCCCATACATACCAGCCCCAGATTATCCCCAGCTCTGGAGCCCGGCAGTAGACAACGCAGACCCTGAAGAAAAGGATTGTCTTTTTGAAAACCACTCTGAGGTGGAGCCCCTTCCGGGAATTCAGCCCAGGGTGAGCCAGCAGGGTTTGAACATGCCCTTCTCCCTGAAGAGAAGCTGGGACTCACTGAATGAGGCAGGGACAACAGAAGTTCTGAGTGACTACTTCAAAGAGGAAGATCCCACTCAACCCACACCAGTGGCTGATTCTGGAAATGAGCGGGAAGACCCCCACACCTACAATGGGGACAGAGAGGGTATTGTGGTAGATGAGGACGCTGAGGTGGCAGAAGCCCTCGCAGCATTAGAAGCTGCTACCGCAGGAGAAGACGCAGATGATGCCGATTAG